The Bradyrhizobium sp. WBAH42 genome includes a window with the following:
- a CDS encoding FecR domain-containing protein, with translation MAAGLVLALLNLLPSAARAQIDPAGPAVASSSSKPIGKVVAATGTVTIEHVGAVIVQANVSGEPGRAKTGDLVYLGDVVLTGADSRVGINFSDGSSFNLSSNARIVLDQYVYEPAGRSNAALFSLAKGTFTFVAGNVAKTGDMKVDTPVATLGIRGTTPHIELSEDGSAKFSTLIEEGKSKRLKKPPAGAAPEPDRSANRWPNICRGC, from the coding sequence ATGGCGGCGGGCCTGGTCTTGGCGCTGTTAAATCTCTTGCCGAGTGCGGCTCGAGCACAAATCGATCCCGCCGGGCCCGCCGTCGCCAGTTCGTCGTCCAAACCGATTGGCAAGGTGGTGGCGGCCACAGGCACTGTCACGATCGAACACGTGGGCGCAGTGATCGTTCAGGCGAATGTCTCAGGTGAGCCCGGTCGCGCCAAGACGGGTGATCTCGTCTATCTCGGTGACGTGGTGCTGACCGGGGCCGACAGCCGAGTCGGAATAAACTTCAGCGACGGCAGCTCGTTCAATCTATCGAGCAACGCCCGTATTGTGCTGGATCAGTATGTGTATGAGCCGGCCGGCAGGTCCAATGCGGCCCTGTTCAGTCTCGCCAAGGGAACGTTCACTTTCGTTGCGGGCAATGTTGCGAAGACCGGCGACATGAAGGTCGATACGCCCGTTGCCACGTTGGGAATCCGAGGTACGACGCCGCACATCGAGCTTTCGGAGGACGGGTCAGCCAAATTTTCGACGCTGATCGAGGAGGGCAAAAGCAAGCGCCTGAAGAAGCCGCCCGCAGGCGCGGCGCCGGAGCCCGATCGAAGCGCCAATCGCTGGCCCAATATCTGTCGGGGGTGCTGA
- a CDS encoding VCBS domain-containing protein, translating into MSASDIQVGTGPAMALPVQIIGHIQTVIGCGTLTRASGITTQAVAGAPVYRTDVIETDADGQITVRFIDGTSFNISRGTRVSLSEFVFEGELPAALFDETRGSFTSAPGRVAETRPLQLNTSVAGIRARGHAGGSGMLTLAALTFSLGRNAEAADPDVTLLDEDSITYKDLAHGAFELVTKEPIPRRIIVEDPGETIILKKVGSSISVNQVTNTSARMDELHAAQQDVLANLGGQGPHGSSTPPFVKSQSLQPINFIQPDAPALQLTPSTLPFITLAPLEPVPPSLSTGAGPIELDTVVFDTFAATTGTFSANSGTGGGQLSFGVVGAISTNTVLGGVTYDLSKASPYGVLYVNSTSGAYRFEPDDAAINALKAPTTDDFVITASNGVTSISQTFTIAINGVNDAAIISGTTTGSTIEAGGIANGTPGMPVATGTLTDTDVDDPPNTFTAVSSPKASAGGYGTFTMTASGVWTYTLNDASPAVQRLNAGETLTDSFTVTTIGGTPQVVTITIHGANDAAVISGDTTGAVIEAGGIANANPGTPAATGTLIDTDVDTTANAFTAVGSPTASAAGYGTFTITAAGVWTYTLDNANSAVQALNAGETLTDSFTVTTLDGTAQVVTITIHGSNDAAVISGTAAGSVTEAGGVANSQPGAPSATGTLVAADVDNASNTFTAVSSPKASSGGYGAYTITAAGAWTYTLDNASGAVQALNVGDTLTDSFTVTSLDGTPQTVTITIFGSNDAALISGTTTGSVTEAGTFSPGAPIATGTLTDTDVDNAPNTFTAVSSPTASDDGYGTFTMTAAGVWTYTLDNNNGVVQALDVGDTLTDTFTVTAIDGTTQTVTVAIHGASDADPNDFDNLATGSIVISDPPNVYGTPGSETIAGGGSTGQVIYAGAGSDTVNGTGKADVLYSGSGNDTIKGNDGDDFIYGGSGNDTINGNNGADTITGGFGADQLTGSNGNDRFAYLFVADSNTRQFDTITDFASGSDKIDLTAFGALGFAILALSSTSTAVPARTIAWIYDSAANETIVYVNPTDQTLHIGDSSLLEIHLQGIATVDASDFILAPGAAPVIAAASELSDLTAPLQSDAAAVMTTTAEISSDSGSDDATLLAAGGPAIQSSEPTYSLNSTSDQIGGTDYSSISSSDPMQTAATETSLIDAVAPSASGPSTTLQSVAAPTEASFVFHFTGFDTASAAGKNGAIGGGQMADIAIDALNFGHLAAEQHAGRGLALGSDAGHHGVSPPGSAEQAAHAHGRSSNETADMALNPGLSKSSTGGNGHPPASETQQLGDSFHFKDNASQGSQHSVVPDHLIDLAGHHDQAGGGPGSELAFTPELSPPDVDPPHGPVAAHGHGLHDLIV; encoded by the coding sequence ATGTCAGCATCCGACATCCAGGTTGGTACCGGGCCTGCAATGGCCTTGCCCGTCCAAATCATCGGCCATATTCAGACAGTGATCGGTTGCGGTACGCTCACGCGAGCCAGTGGCATCACCACGCAGGCCGTAGCTGGCGCGCCTGTCTACCGGACTGACGTGATCGAGACCGATGCCGACGGACAGATCACGGTTCGCTTCATCGACGGGACTTCCTTCAATATCTCCCGCGGCACTCGCGTCTCGCTGAGCGAATTCGTGTTCGAAGGCGAGCTACCTGCAGCCCTGTTCGACGAGACCCGAGGGAGCTTCACTTCCGCACCAGGCCGGGTGGCAGAGACCCGGCCTCTCCAGCTGAACACGTCGGTTGCAGGCATTCGCGCCCGAGGGCACGCGGGCGGCTCGGGAATGCTGACGCTTGCAGCATTGACTTTCTCGCTCGGACGAAATGCCGAAGCCGCTGACCCGGACGTCACGCTCCTGGACGAGGACTCCATCACTTACAAGGACCTTGCGCATGGCGCATTCGAGCTCGTGACCAAGGAGCCGATCCCACGGCGTATCATCGTCGAAGATCCGGGCGAGACGATCATACTCAAGAAGGTGGGCTCCAGCATCAGTGTCAATCAGGTCACGAACACGTCCGCTCGCATGGACGAATTGCACGCCGCGCAACAGGACGTGCTCGCCAATCTCGGAGGACAGGGGCCGCATGGCTCAAGCACGCCTCCCTTCGTCAAATCCCAGTCACTGCAGCCGATCAATTTCATTCAGCCGGATGCGCCTGCGCTGCAGCTTACGCCGAGTACGCTGCCGTTCATCACCCTGGCGCCTCTTGAACCTGTACCACCGAGTCTCAGCACCGGGGCTGGGCCAATTGAGCTCGACACGGTGGTCTTCGATACTTTCGCTGCGACGACAGGAACCTTCAGTGCCAACAGCGGCACCGGCGGCGGCCAGCTGAGCTTTGGCGTCGTCGGGGCGATTTCCACCAATACGGTCCTCGGCGGAGTGACATACGATTTGTCGAAGGCGAGCCCCTATGGGGTGCTCTACGTCAACAGCACGAGCGGCGCCTACAGGTTCGAGCCTGACGATGCCGCAATCAACGCGCTGAAGGCGCCCACGACAGACGACTTCGTTATCACCGCCTCCAACGGAGTTACCTCTATCAGCCAGACCTTCACCATCGCCATCAACGGTGTCAACGACGCCGCAATCATCTCCGGCACCACGACAGGGTCTACGATCGAGGCTGGCGGCATCGCCAACGGAACGCCTGGCATGCCGGTTGCGACCGGCACCCTCACGGACACGGACGTCGACGATCCGCCCAATACCTTCACCGCAGTGAGCTCCCCAAAAGCGAGCGCCGGCGGCTACGGCACCTTCACCATGACGGCCTCCGGCGTGTGGACCTACACCTTGAACGACGCCTCCCCGGCTGTGCAGAGGCTCAATGCCGGCGAAACGCTAACCGACAGCTTCACGGTGACCACGATCGGAGGCACCCCTCAGGTGGTGACGATCACCATCCACGGAGCCAATGATGCAGCGGTCATCTCCGGCGACACGACCGGCGCCGTCATCGAGGCTGGCGGCATCGCCAATGCGAATCCCGGTACGCCTGCCGCGACCGGCACGCTCATCGACACCGACGTCGACACGACCGCAAATGCATTCACGGCAGTCGGCTCGCCAACCGCGAGCGCGGCCGGCTACGGCACGTTCACCATCACGGCAGCGGGCGTCTGGACCTACACGCTCGACAACGCCAACAGCGCGGTGCAGGCGCTCAATGCCGGCGAGACATTAACCGACAGCTTTACGGTGACCACTCTGGACGGAACCGCCCAAGTGGTGACGATTACCATCCACGGCAGCAACGATGCTGCCGTGATTTCCGGCACAGCCGCCGGATCGGTGACCGAGGCCGGAGGCGTTGCCAACTCCCAACCCGGCGCGCCGAGCGCAACGGGCACGCTCGTGGCCGCCGACGTCGACAATGCGTCCAATACCTTCACGGCAGTGAGCTCGCCCAAGGCGAGCTCGGGCGGTTATGGTGCCTATACGATCACCGCGGCCGGCGCGTGGACCTACACACTCGACAATGCGAGCGGCGCGGTGCAGGCGCTCAATGTCGGCGATACACTCACCGACAGTTTCACCGTCACCAGCCTCGACGGCACGCCGCAGACGGTGACGATCACCATTTTCGGCAGCAACGACGCAGCCCTGATTTCCGGCACCACGACCGGCTCGGTGACCGAGGCAGGAACCTTCTCGCCCGGCGCACCCATTGCGACCGGCACGCTGACCGATACAGACGTCGACAACGCGCCGAATACGTTCACCGCGGTCTCTTCGCCGACCGCGAGCGACGACGGATACGGCACCTTCACGATGACCGCGGCCGGCGTGTGGACTTACACGCTCGACAACAACAACGGCGTGGTTCAGGCTCTCGATGTCGGCGACACCTTGACCGACACATTCACGGTCACTGCGATCGACGGTACGACGCAGACGGTGACCGTCGCCATTCATGGCGCCAGCGATGCGGACCCCAACGATTTCGACAACCTGGCCACCGGCTCCATCGTGATAAGCGATCCCCCGAACGTGTACGGAACGCCGGGGAGCGAAACCATTGCCGGCGGCGGCAGCACAGGTCAGGTCATCTATGCGGGGGCCGGCAGCGATACGGTCAACGGGACCGGCAAAGCGGACGTTCTCTACAGCGGCTCCGGCAATGACACGATCAAGGGCAATGACGGCGATGACTTTATCTACGGCGGCTCGGGAAACGACACGATCAACGGCAACAACGGCGCCGATACCATAACCGGCGGATTTGGTGCGGACCAACTCACCGGCAGCAATGGGAACGACCGTTTCGCATATTTGTTCGTCGCCGATTCCAACACGCGTCAGTTCGACACCATCACCGACTTCGCGTCGGGATCGGACAAGATCGACCTGACCGCCTTTGGCGCGCTTGGGTTTGCCATCCTGGCGTTGAGCTCGACCAGCACGGCGGTGCCCGCACGTACGATCGCCTGGATCTATGACAGCGCGGCGAATGAAACCATCGTGTACGTCAATCCAACCGACCAGACCCTGCACATCGGCGATTCCAGTCTGCTCGAAATCCATTTGCAGGGGATTGCAACCGTCGACGCCTCGGACTTCATCCTGGCGCCGGGGGCCGCACCCGTGATCGCGGCGGCCAGCGAGCTCTCCGACCTCACCGCACCCCTGCAGAGTGATGCGGCCGCGGTCATGACGACCACTGCCGAGATCTCGTCGGATTCCGGAAGCGACGACGCCACGCTTCTCGCAGCCGGGGGCCCGGCAATCCAGTCAAGCGAGCCGACCTACAGCCTGAATTCAACTTCGGACCAGATCGGAGGAACTGACTATTCCAGCATCTCCAGTTCGGATCCGATGCAAACGGCCGCGACTGAAACGTCCCTCATTGATGCGGTAGCTCCTTCCGCCAGCGGACCGTCTACGACGTTGCAGTCCGTCGCCGCACCGACGGAAGCCAGCTTCGTCTTCCACTTCACGGGCTTCGACACAGCCTCGGCGGCTGGCAAGAATGGCGCGATTGGGGGTGGCCAGATGGCTGACATTGCCATCGACGCGCTGAACTTTGGTCATCTTGCCGCCGAACAGCACGCCGGCCGCGGGCTTGCGCTCGGGAGCGATGCTGGACATCACGGCGTCTCTCCCCCGGGAAGCGCCGAGCAGGCAGCTCATGCCCACGGTCGTAGCAGCAATGAAACTGCAGACATGGCGCTCAACCCAGGCCTTTCGAAGTCATCGACCGGAGGCAACGGCCACCCGCCTGCAAGCGAGACGCAGCAGCTCGGCGACTCATTCCATTTCAAGGATAACGCTTCGCAGGGCTCACAGCACAGCGTGGTGCCGGATCATCTCATAGACCTTGCCGGTCATCACGACCAGGCCGGAGGAGGCCCCGGGTCCGAACTGGCGTTCACGCCTGAACTATCTCCGCCCGATGTTGATCCGCCTCATGGGCCAGTTGCAGCTCACGGCCACGGCTTGCACGATTTGATCGTGTGA